The following coding sequences are from one Ornithodoros turicata isolate Travis chromosome 1, ASM3712646v1, whole genome shotgun sequence window:
- the LOC135381797 gene encoding BEN domain-containing protein 5-like, with protein sequence MAETEEEMLAWRRNRCKQQRKPREGAVLPPKKKAKVDKQAREKAKRSAAEEILSAAGFREDRWSRVHKQRRAEDGERVYQDDEAFKKLKAKIKRLKAELCAVRSRNDKLQDALYSKIFQTALPGTQENGVEFVASDSFALLSPLPATNYMLLQPAPLTSGVVPPATAKWAPPETEPVLTEDGQVNLGPGVYLARETWGMLMDQPADAAFCKRLAVALWGNETLPKRSVTGRQFNKDISKGKTAVYPPLSPTKLTCMSSAFWYFLKQKGCSQQEAPKRHQQQPRYLAQKCSDLRR encoded by the exons ATGGCAG AGACTGAAGAGGAAATGCTTGCGTGGCGGAGGAACCGGTGCAAACAACAGCGGAAACCACGTGAGGGAGCTGTCCTGCCACCTAAGAAGAAG GCTAAGGTTGATAAACAGGCCAGAGAGAAGGCGAAAAGGTCAGCAGCAGAAGAAATACTTTCGGCTGCAGGATTCCGGGAGGACAGGTGGAGCAGGGTACACAAACAAAGACGTGCAGAGGATGGTGAAAGGGTGTACCAGGACGATGAAGCGTTCAAGAAACTTAAAGCGAAAATCAAGCGCTTGAAGGCAGAGCTATGCGCAGTGAGAAGCAGAAATGACAAACTCCAGGATGCACTCTACTCAAAGATATTTCAGACAG CATTGCCTGGCACGCAGGAAAATGGAGTTGAGTTTGTGGCCTCTGACTCATTTGCCTTACTGTCTC CATTGCCTGCCACCAATTACATGTTGCTGCAGCCTGCACCTCTGACATCAGGAGTGGTTCCTCCGGCAACCG CAAAATGGGCACCACCAGAGACTGAGCCAGTACTCACGGAGGATGGTCAG GTGAATCTTGGCCCTGGTGTGTACCTTGCACGCGAAACCTGGGGCATGCTTATGGATCAGCCTGCTGACGCTGCGTTTTGCAAGCGTCTTGCTGTAGCCTTGTGGGGAAACGAGACGCTTCCAAAACGAAGTGTAACTGGCCGGCAGTTCAACAAGGACATTTCAAAGGGCAAGACGGCAGTGTATCCGCCACTGTCCCCCACGAAGCTCACCTGCATGTCGT CTGCCTTTTGGTATTTCCTGAAGCAGAAGGGGTGCAGTCAACAGGAAGCACCGAAGCGACACCAACAGCAGCCGAGGTACTTGGCGCAGAAGTGCTCTGACCTGCGGCGCTAG